A genomic region of Streptomyces rimosus contains the following coding sequences:
- a CDS encoding SIS domain-containing protein, translated as MLDESLLDAPEALAGADRFGLLRGVAESGARVRTAARNAAESGITDLRPDGRPRTVLVAGPGPAAACVADLFGALGGGSCPVTLIRPTGVAPRTGALRWTLPGWSGPLDLLLITAPDGSDPALAQLVEQAYRRGCSIVAVSPAGGPLADAVVQARGLTVPLATTPYDAEFDVEGAPPAAPGTLWSLLTPLLALADRIGLLSATPEALAQLADRLDQVAERCGPAVGTYSNPAKTLAAELADALPLIWTEGLVAGAVGRHFATVLAGLAGRPALAGELPETMTTHGALLAGPFAAGADPDDFFRDRVEQPTALHARVVLLREEPPGPLSAAPAARDLVLEHDTPVSELEPDDGSDLEKAAELLAITDFAAVYLGLAGTKGS; from the coding sequence ATGCTCGACGAGTCCCTCTTGGACGCACCCGAAGCGCTGGCCGGCGCCGACCGCTTCGGACTGCTGCGCGGCGTCGCCGAATCCGGGGCCCGGGTCCGCACGGCGGCCCGCAACGCCGCCGAGTCCGGCATCACCGACCTGCGGCCCGACGGCCGGCCCCGCACCGTCCTCGTGGCGGGCCCGGGACCGGCCGCCGCCTGCGTCGCCGACCTCTTCGGCGCCCTCGGCGGCGGCAGCTGCCCGGTCACCCTCATCCGGCCCACCGGCGTCGCGCCCCGCACCGGCGCGCTCCGCTGGACCCTGCCCGGCTGGTCCGGGCCCCTGGACCTGCTGCTGATCACCGCCCCGGACGGCAGCGACCCGGCCCTGGCGCAGCTGGTCGAGCAGGCCTACCGCCGCGGCTGCTCGATCGTCGCCGTCAGCCCCGCCGGCGGCCCGCTCGCCGACGCCGTCGTCCAGGCCCGCGGCCTGACCGTCCCGCTGGCCACCACCCCGTACGACGCCGAGTTCGACGTGGAGGGCGCGCCGCCCGCCGCCCCCGGCACCCTCTGGTCGCTGCTCACCCCGCTGCTCGCACTCGCCGACCGGATCGGCCTGCTCAGCGCCACGCCCGAAGCGCTCGCCCAGCTCGCCGACCGCCTCGACCAGGTCGCCGAACGCTGCGGCCCGGCCGTCGGTACGTACTCCAACCCCGCCAAGACGCTCGCCGCCGAACTCGCCGACGCGCTGCCGCTGATCTGGACCGAAGGTCTCGTCGCCGGGGCCGTCGGCCGGCACTTCGCGACCGTACTGGCCGGACTCGCCGGCCGGCCCGCGCTCGCCGGCGAACTGCCCGAGACGATGACCACGCACGGCGCGCTGCTCGCCGGACCGTTCGCGGCCGGCGCCGACCCGGACGACTTCTTCCGCGACCGCGTCGAGCAGCCCACCGCCCTGCACGCCCGCGTCGTCCTGCTGCGCGAGGAGCCGCCCGGCCCGCTCTCCGCCGCGCCCGCCGCCCGCGACCTGGTGCTGGAGCACGACACACCGGTCAGCGAACTGGAGCCGGACGACGGCAGCGACCTGGAGAAGGCCGCCGAACTCCTCGCCATCACGGATTTCGCCGCCGTTTACCTGGGGCTCGCCGGGACCAAGGGATCATGA
- a CDS encoding DUF3499 domain-containing protein: protein MESHRGPLKSAVPSNVVSPVRRCSRTACGRPAVATLTYVYADSTAVLGPLATYAEPHCYDLCAEHSERLTAPRGWEVVRLATDAGPARPSGDDLEALANAVREAARPQERAAGGGSAPQVSGPNGRDAHPMEVARRGHLRVLRSPDS, encoded by the coding sequence GTGGAGAGTCATCGCGGCCCGCTCAAGAGTGCGGTACCGTCCAACGTCGTGAGCCCTGTACGTCGCTGTTCGCGCACTGCGTGCGGCCGCCCCGCCGTCGCAACGCTGACGTACGTCTACGCGGATTCGACCGCCGTGCTCGGACCGCTCGCCACCTACGCCGAACCCCACTGCTACGACCTGTGCGCCGAGCACTCCGAGCGGCTGACCGCGCCGCGCGGCTGGGAGGTCGTGCGCCTGGCCACCGACGCCGGACCGGCCCGCCCCAGCGGCGACGACCTCGAAGCGCTCGCCAACGCGGTGCGCGAGGCCGCCCGTCCGCAGGAGCGCGCCGCGGGCGGCGGCAGCGCGCCCCAGGTCTCCGGGCCCAACGGCCGCGACGCGCACCCGATGGAGGTCGCCCGCCGGGGGCATCTGCGGGTGCTGCGGTCGCCGGACTCCTGA
- a CDS encoding cation diffusion facilitator family transporter — protein MSASGGTKAIVAALGANLAIAAAKFVAFAFSGSSSMLAEGVHSIADSGNQGLLLLGGKKAKRAATEEHPFGYGRERYIYGFLVSIVLFTIGGVFALYEGYEKIHDPHELEHWYWPVGVLVFAIIAEGFSFRTAIKESNELRGQQSWAQFIRRAKAPELPVVLLEDFGALIGLVLALGGVGLTLATGNGVWDGIGTMCIGALLVLIALVLAAETKSLLLGEAAGPEQVAKIRAAVVDGDTVTRVIHMRTLHLGPEELLVAAKIAVQHDDTAKEVADAINAAEERIRAAVPIARVIYLEPDIYRESAAAAGDDPAKTPGGI, from the coding sequence ATGAGTGCATCAGGCGGTACCAAGGCGATCGTCGCGGCGCTGGGCGCCAACCTGGCCATCGCGGCGGCGAAGTTCGTGGCCTTCGCCTTCAGCGGATCGTCCTCGATGCTGGCCGAAGGCGTCCACTCCATCGCCGACTCCGGCAACCAGGGGCTGCTGCTCCTCGGCGGCAAGAAGGCCAAGCGCGCCGCCACCGAGGAACACCCCTTCGGCTACGGCCGCGAGCGTTACATCTACGGCTTCCTCGTCTCCATCGTCCTGTTCACCATCGGCGGCGTCTTCGCCCTCTACGAGGGCTACGAGAAGATCCACGACCCGCACGAGCTGGAGCACTGGTACTGGCCGGTCGGCGTCCTGGTCTTCGCGATCATCGCCGAGGGCTTCTCCTTCCGTACGGCCATCAAGGAGTCCAACGAGCTGCGCGGGCAGCAGAGCTGGGCCCAGTTCATCCGCCGCGCCAAGGCCCCCGAACTCCCCGTCGTCCTCCTGGAGGACTTCGGCGCGCTGATCGGCCTGGTGCTCGCGCTCGGCGGCGTCGGCCTCACCCTCGCCACCGGCAACGGCGTCTGGGACGGCATCGGCACCATGTGCATCGGCGCCCTGCTCGTCCTGATCGCCCTGGTTCTCGCCGCCGAGACCAAGTCGCTGCTGCTCGGCGAGGCGGCCGGCCCGGAGCAGGTCGCCAAGATCCGCGCGGCCGTGGTCGACGGCGACACCGTCACCCGCGTCATCCACATGCGCACCCTCCACCTCGGCCCGGAGGAACTCCTCGTCGCCGCCAAGATCGCGGTCCAGCACGACGACACGGCGAAGGAGGTCGCGGACGCCATCAACGCCGCCGAGGAACGCATCCGCGCGGCCGTCCCGATCGCCCGCGTGATCTACCTGGAGCCGGACATCTACCGGGAGTCGGCTGCTGCGGCGGGGGATGATCCGGCGAAGACGCCCGGGGGGATCTGA
- a CDS encoding phosphomannomutase/phosphoglucomutase, whose protein sequence is MTDLSQIVKAYDVRGVVPDQWDETLAELFGAAFAQVTGAAAIVTGHDMRPSSPGLSRAFARGAAARGTNVTEIGLCSTDQLYYASGALDLPGAMFTASHNPAQYNGIKMCRAGAAPVGQDTGLAEIRALVEQWRDGDGPQPADRPGTITQRDVLGDYADHLRGLVDLTGIRPLKVVVDAGNGMGGHTVPTVFEGLPIELDALYFELDGTFPNHEANPLDPKNITDLQARVRETGADIGLAFDGDADRCFVVDGDGEPVSPSAITALVAARELAKYPGGTVIHNCITSWSVPEVVKENGGTPVRTRVGHSFIKGEMARTGAIFGGEHSAHYYFRDFWNADTGMLAALHVLAALGGQDGPLSQLVAQYDRYAASGEINSTVDDQTGRLAAVRAAYEGREGTELDELDGLTITTADWWFNLRPSNTEPLLRLNVEARDRETVERVRDEVLGIVRG, encoded by the coding sequence GTGACTGATCTGTCGCAGATCGTGAAGGCGTACGACGTGCGCGGTGTGGTCCCCGACCAGTGGGACGAAACGCTGGCCGAGCTGTTCGGGGCGGCCTTCGCCCAGGTGACCGGAGCGGCCGCGATCGTGACCGGGCACGACATGCGGCCCTCCTCGCCCGGCCTGTCCCGGGCCTTCGCCCGCGGCGCCGCGGCGCGCGGCACGAACGTGACCGAGATCGGGCTGTGCTCGACCGACCAGCTGTACTACGCCAGCGGCGCGCTGGACCTGCCCGGCGCCATGTTCACCGCCTCGCACAACCCCGCCCAGTACAACGGCATCAAGATGTGCCGCGCGGGCGCGGCGCCGGTCGGCCAGGACACCGGCCTCGCCGAGATCCGCGCGCTGGTCGAGCAGTGGCGCGACGGGGACGGCCCGCAGCCCGCCGACCGGCCCGGCACCATCACCCAGCGCGACGTCCTCGGCGACTACGCCGACCACCTGCGCGGCCTGGTGGACCTGACCGGCATCCGCCCCCTGAAGGTCGTGGTGGACGCCGGCAACGGCATGGGCGGCCACACCGTCCCCACCGTTTTCGAAGGGCTCCCGATCGAACTGGACGCCCTGTACTTCGAGCTGGACGGCACCTTCCCCAATCACGAGGCCAACCCGCTCGACCCGAAGAACATCACCGACCTCCAGGCCCGCGTCCGCGAGACCGGCGCCGACATCGGCCTGGCCTTCGACGGCGACGCCGACCGCTGCTTCGTCGTGGACGGCGACGGCGAACCGGTCTCCCCGTCCGCGATCACCGCCCTGGTCGCCGCCCGCGAACTGGCCAAGTACCCCGGCGGCACGGTCATCCACAACTGCATCACCTCCTGGTCCGTCCCCGAGGTCGTCAAGGAGAACGGCGGCACGCCCGTCCGCACCCGCGTCGGCCACTCCTTCATCAAGGGGGAGATGGCCCGGACCGGCGCCATCTTCGGCGGCGAGCACTCCGCGCACTACTACTTCCGCGACTTCTGGAACGCCGACACCGGCATGCTCGCCGCCCTGCACGTCCTGGCGGCGCTCGGCGGCCAGGACGGCCCGCTGTCCCAGCTGGTCGCCCAGTACGACCGGTACGCCGCCTCCGGCGAGATCAACAGCACCGTCGACGACCAGACGGGCCGCCTCGCCGCCGTCCGGGCCGCCTACGAGGGCCGCGAGGGCACCGAACTGGACGAACTGGACGGTCTGACGATCACCACCGCCGACTGGTGGTTCAACCTGCGCCCCTCCAACACCGAGCCGCTGCTCCGCCTGAACGTCGAGGCCCGGGACCGGGAGACGGTCGAGCGGGTGCGGGACGAGGTGCTGGGGATCGTACGGGGCTGA
- a CDS encoding fructose-specific PTS transporter subunit EIIC — translation MTTSPADPREGAGTGGRALKLLAVTACPTGIAHTYMAAEKLSQAAESLGHAMKVETQGSIGAENVLSDNDVRNADGIIIAADKDVDPARFVGKRLLVVGVAEGIRHPEELIERVRSAPVYGADGDGGATGYEGGDGYAGGAAGSGGGGSVASGSDGDGAGRAGSGGAGSGRGGSGRGGSGGAVGSGGAARRGKERSLAYKALMNGVSYMIPFVVVGGLLLALSLAVGGHPTAKGLVIPEGTFWAHVNDIGTIGFQLMVPILSGYIAYAIGDRPALVPGMIGGWIANTGELYGSEAGAGFIGAIVTGFLAGYLVMWIKKVRVPRFVRPIMPIIVIPIVATAVLGLFFIYVLGKPISWVFTHLTDWLSGMTGTSAIVLGAVLGLMIAFDMGGPVNKTAFLFGTGLIATGNQTVMGMCAAAIPVMPLGQGLATLIRRRLYSEQERETGMASLFMGLFGISEGAIPFAAARPAQVIPANMLGGAVAGAVAGMAGVTDAVPHGGPIVAVLGAVGGVPMFFVAVAIGSVVTALATVALVDISDRRKERAAGYGASRTADQSASQAASQATDQSANPGTGQAAGGDPTAAPGPAPEATSEPAPVPTPEPVLAGVGATAKATATAADTTAGATTGAATGATTDTAANAAAGTERNSTPVPAQNTEAADNTPADSGPTEDDTPTAPNTPATPEPGPEPDPKILSGYLTPHTVRLRLTAGTKEAAIREMAELAARTGKVADVEELVRVALAREAQGTTGLGEEIAIPHAKTDAVTAPVVGFARSGEGIDWDSLDGTRARLVFMISVPEAAAGDEHLRILALLSRKLMDADFRARLQSAPDEAAVLRVLSEVG, via the coding sequence GTGACCACCAGTCCAGCCGATCCCCGCGAGGGTGCGGGGACGGGCGGGCGAGCGCTGAAGCTGCTCGCAGTGACCGCCTGCCCGACCGGCATAGCCCATACGTACATGGCCGCCGAGAAACTGAGCCAGGCCGCCGAGTCGCTCGGCCATGCGATGAAGGTGGAGACGCAAGGGTCGATCGGGGCCGAGAACGTTCTGTCTGACAACGATGTCAGAAACGCGGACGGGATCATCATCGCCGCGGACAAGGACGTCGACCCGGCGCGCTTCGTCGGCAAGCGCCTGCTGGTGGTGGGCGTGGCCGAGGGCATCCGCCACCCGGAGGAGCTGATCGAGCGGGTGCGGAGCGCGCCGGTGTACGGCGCGGACGGGGACGGAGGCGCGACCGGGTACGAAGGCGGGGACGGGTATGCGGGCGGCGCGGCCGGTTCCGGCGGCGGGGGTTCGGTTGCCTCCGGTTCGGACGGGGACGGTGCGGGCCGGGCGGGATCGGGTGGCGCCGGTTCCGGGCGGGGCGGTTCCGGGAGAGGCGGATCGGGCGGCGCGGTCGGTTCGGGCGGGGCCGCCCGGCGGGGCAAGGAGCGCAGCCTCGCGTACAAGGCGCTGATGAACGGGGTCAGCTACATGATCCCGTTCGTCGTGGTCGGCGGGCTGCTGCTGGCGCTGTCGCTGGCGGTCGGCGGGCACCCGACGGCGAAGGGGCTGGTGATCCCGGAGGGCACGTTCTGGGCGCACGTCAACGACATCGGCACCATCGGCTTCCAGCTCATGGTGCCGATCCTGTCCGGCTATATCGCGTACGCGATCGGGGACCGGCCCGCGCTGGTGCCGGGCATGATCGGCGGCTGGATAGCCAACACCGGCGAGCTGTACGGCTCCGAGGCGGGCGCCGGGTTCATCGGGGCGATCGTGACCGGCTTCCTGGCCGGGTACCTGGTGATGTGGATCAAGAAGGTCCGGGTGCCGCGGTTCGTCCGGCCGATCATGCCGATCATCGTGATCCCGATTGTCGCGACGGCGGTGCTCGGGCTGTTCTTCATCTACGTCCTCGGCAAACCGATCTCCTGGGTGTTCACGCATCTGACGGACTGGCTCAGCGGGATGACCGGCACCAGCGCGATCGTGCTCGGCGCGGTCCTCGGCCTGATGATCGCGTTCGACATGGGCGGGCCGGTCAACAAGACGGCGTTCCTCTTCGGTACGGGGCTGATCGCGACCGGCAACCAGACCGTCATGGGCATGTGCGCCGCCGCGATCCCGGTGATGCCGCTCGGCCAGGGCCTGGCCACGCTGATCCGTCGGCGCCTGTACTCCGAGCAGGAGCGGGAGACCGGCATGGCGTCGCTGTTCATGGGCCTGTTCGGCATATCGGAGGGCGCGATCCCGTTCGCGGCGGCGCGGCCCGCGCAGGTCATCCCGGCGAACATGCTGGGCGGCGCGGTGGCCGGTGCCGTGGCGGGCATGGCCGGGGTGACGGACGCGGTGCCGCACGGCGGTCCGATCGTGGCGGTGCTCGGCGCGGTCGGCGGAGTGCCGATGTTCTTCGTGGCCGTGGCGATCGGCTCGGTGGTGACGGCCCTGGCGACGGTGGCGCTGGTGGACATATCGGACCGTAGGAAGGAGCGAGCGGCCGGTTACGGGGCGAGCCGGACGGCGGACCAGTCGGCGAGCCAGGCGGCGAGCCAGGCGACGGACCAGTCGGCGAACCCAGGAACGGGCCAGGCGGCGGGCGGGGACCCGACCGCGGCGCCCGGGCCAGCGCCCGAGGCGACGTCCGAACCGGCACCCGTACCGACGCCCGAACCGGTCCTCGCCGGAGTCGGCGCCACAGCAAAAGCTACAGCAACAGCCGCAGATACAACGGCGGGTGCTACGACGGGTGCAGCGACAGGTGCAACAACGGATACAGCGGCGAACGCAGCCGCGGGAACCGAGCGGAACTCGACGCCCGTACCGGCGCAGAACACCGAAGCCGCTGACAACACCCCCGCTGACAGCGGCCCCACAGAAGACGACACCCCCACCGCCCCCAACACCCCTGCCACCCCCGAACCCGGCCCCGAACCCGACCCCAAGATCCTCTCCGGCTACCTAACCCCCCACACCGTGCGGCTCCGCCTGACCGCCGGCACCAAGGAAGCCGCGATCCGGGAGATGGCGGAGCTGGCGGCGCGTACCGGCAAGGTGGCGGATGTGGAGGAGCTGGTGCGGGTGGCGCTCGCGCGTGAGGCGCAGGGCACCACCGGCCTCGGCGAGGAGATCGCCATCCCGCACGCCAAGACGGACGCGGTGACCGCGCCGGTCGTCGGCTTCGCGCGTTCGGGGGAGGGCATCGACTGGGACTCGCTGGACGGTACGCGCGCCAGGCTGGTGTTCATGATCTCGGTGCCGGAGGCCGCCGCGGGTGACGAGCATCTGCGCATCCTGGCACTGCTGTCGCGGAAGCTGATGGACGCGGACTTCCGGGCCCGGTTGCAGAGCGCGCCGGACGAGGCGGCGGTCCTGCGGGTGTTGAGCGAGGTCGGCTGA
- a CDS encoding L-lactate permease, translated as MFVQPLEPVADSLALSALVAALPLVTVLVLLGAVRMRAHRAGLAGLAVALATACLGYGMPAGQALSAAAQGALFGLFPILWIVVNALWIHRMTVRTGHFDVLRRSFSGLSADPRVQALVIAFCFGALLEALAGFGAPVAISAVMLVALGFAPVRAAVVALVANTAPVAFGAMGTPVVTLAQVTGLPLDAVAPVVGRQTPLLALVVPLLLVFLVDGRRGLRETWMPALACGLAFAAVQFAAANYVSAQLADIGAALAGAAALIAVPGARRPAAEPVRAAVLTGARSADLDVRDSRADVVRAYAPYALIVAVFSLAQLPPVKALLARATRTFDWPFLDVAGPDGTPVAGNTFALPLLAAGGTLVLLAGALSAPVLGVRAATAVREWAATVSELRLAVLTVTAVLALAYVMNLSGQAATIGHFVAAAGAGLAFLSPVLGWFGVAVTGSDTSANALFGALQVTAARQSGLSPVLLAAANSSGGVLGKMISPQNLAIACAAVGLAGREGDLLRRVLPWSLGLLLVMCLIVVGQSTDVLGWMLP; from the coding sequence GTGTTCGTACAGCCGCTGGAGCCCGTAGCCGATTCGCTCGCCCTGTCCGCGCTCGTCGCGGCCCTGCCGCTGGTCACCGTCCTCGTCCTGCTCGGCGCCGTACGGATGCGCGCCCACCGCGCCGGGCTCGCCGGCCTCGCCGTCGCCCTCGCCACCGCCTGCCTCGGCTACGGCATGCCCGCCGGGCAGGCGCTGTCCGCCGCCGCGCAGGGCGCGCTCTTCGGGCTTTTCCCCATCCTGTGGATCGTCGTCAACGCCCTCTGGATCCACCGGATGACGGTCCGCACCGGGCACTTCGACGTCCTGCGCCGCTCCTTCTCCGGCCTCTCCGCCGACCCCCGCGTCCAGGCCCTGGTCATCGCGTTCTGCTTCGGCGCGCTGCTCGAAGCGCTCGCCGGGTTCGGGGCGCCCGTCGCGATCAGCGCGGTGATGCTGGTCGCGCTCGGCTTCGCGCCGGTACGGGCCGCCGTCGTCGCGCTCGTCGCCAACACCGCGCCGGTCGCCTTCGGCGCCATGGGCACGCCCGTGGTCACGCTCGCCCAGGTCACCGGCCTGCCGCTGGACGCCGTCGCCCCGGTCGTCGGCCGCCAGACCCCGCTGCTCGCCCTCGTCGTACCGCTGCTGCTGGTGTTCCTGGTCGACGGGCGGCGCGGGCTGCGCGAGACCTGGATGCCCGCGCTGGCCTGCGGACTGGCCTTCGCCGCCGTGCAGTTCGCGGCGGCCAACTACGTTTCCGCGCAGCTCGCCGACATCGGCGCCGCCCTCGCCGGAGCTGCCGCGCTGATCGCCGTACCCGGAGCCCGCAGACCCGCGGCCGAACCGGTACGGGCCGCCGTGCTGACCGGCGCCCGCAGCGCCGACCTGGACGTCCGCGACTCCCGCGCCGACGTCGTACGCGCCTACGCCCCGTACGCCCTCATCGTCGCCGTCTTCTCCCTCGCCCAGCTCCCGCCCGTCAAGGCCCTCCTCGCGCGGGCCACCCGCACCTTCGACTGGCCCTTCCTGGACGTCGCGGGCCCGGACGGCACACCGGTCGCCGGCAACACCTTCGCCCTGCCGCTGCTCGCCGCCGGCGGCACGCTGGTGCTGCTGGCCGGCGCGCTGAGCGCCCCCGTCCTGGGCGTACGGGCCGCCACCGCCGTACGGGAATGGGCCGCGACCGTGAGCGAACTGCGCCTGGCGGTCCTCACCGTCACCGCCGTCCTGGCCCTCGCCTACGTCATGAACCTCTCCGGACAGGCCGCCACCATCGGCCACTTCGTCGCCGCCGCGGGCGCCGGACTGGCCTTCCTCTCGCCGGTGCTCGGCTGGTTCGGCGTCGCCGTCACCGGCTCCGACACCTCCGCCAACGCCCTCTTCGGCGCCCTCCAGGTCACCGCGGCCCGGCAGTCCGGCCTCTCGCCCGTGCTGCTCGCCGCGGCCAACAGCTCCGGCGGCGTCCTCGGCAAGATGATCTCCCCGCAGAACCTGGCGATCGCCTGCGCCGCGGTCGGCCTGGCCGGCCGCGAGGGCGATCTGCTGCGCAGGGTGCTGCCGTGGAGTCTGGGACTTTTGCTGGTGATGTGCCTGATCGTGGTGGGACAGAGCACGGACGTGCTGGGGTGGATGCTGCCGTAG
- the manA gene encoding mannose-6-phosphate isomerase, class I → MDRLTNTVRPYAWGSTTALPELLGTEPTGEPQAEMWMGAHPGAPSRTDRGAGPVSLADVIAADPERELGPDAVRAFGPRLPFLLKLLAAGSPLSLQVHPDLDQAKEGYADEERRGVPLDAPHRNYKDANHKPELICALTPFEGLCGFRHPAETAALLEALGVSALKPYADILRAAPADAALREVLTAVLSADHAETAETVEQAAAAARRLAAEDGPYADACAAYAAIAHHYPGDPGVLAAMLLNHVRLQPGEALFLGAGIPHAYLGGLGVELMANSDNVLRCGLTPKHVDVPELLRVVRFEPRDAGVLRPEEATASGEEVYGTPTDEFRLSRFVLAPGTAPHPLDDRTPQILLCTAGKVTVRSGSDSGADGSGTDTAATLAPGESVFVRAGERVELTGEGTVFRATLVA, encoded by the coding sequence ATGGACCGCCTCACGAACACCGTGCGCCCCTACGCCTGGGGCTCCACCACCGCCCTCCCGGAACTCCTCGGCACCGAGCCCACCGGCGAACCGCAGGCCGAGATGTGGATGGGCGCCCACCCCGGCGCCCCCTCCCGCACCGACCGCGGCGCCGGCCCGGTCTCGCTGGCCGACGTCATAGCCGCCGACCCGGAACGCGAACTCGGCCCCGACGCCGTCCGCGCCTTCGGCCCCCGGCTCCCCTTCCTGCTCAAGCTGCTCGCCGCCGGCTCCCCGCTCTCCCTCCAGGTCCACCCCGACCTGGACCAGGCCAAGGAGGGCTACGCCGACGAGGAACGGCGCGGCGTCCCCCTCGACGCCCCGCACCGCAACTACAAGGACGCCAACCACAAGCCCGAACTGATCTGCGCCCTCACCCCCTTCGAAGGGCTCTGCGGCTTCCGCCACCCGGCCGAAACCGCCGCCCTCCTGGAAGCGCTCGGCGTGAGCGCCCTCAAGCCGTACGCCGACATCCTGCGCGCCGCCCCGGCGGACGCCGCGCTGCGCGAGGTACTCACCGCCGTACTGAGCGCCGACCACGCCGAGACGGCCGAAACCGTCGAACAGGCCGCGGCCGCCGCCCGCCGCCTGGCCGCCGAGGACGGCCCGTACGCCGACGCCTGCGCCGCCTACGCCGCCATCGCCCACCACTACCCGGGCGACCCCGGCGTGCTCGCCGCCATGCTCCTCAACCACGTACGCCTCCAGCCCGGCGAAGCCCTCTTCCTCGGCGCCGGCATCCCGCACGCCTACCTCGGCGGCCTCGGCGTGGAACTGATGGCCAACTCCGACAACGTGCTGCGCTGCGGCCTGACGCCCAAGCACGTCGACGTACCGGAACTGCTGCGCGTGGTCCGCTTCGAACCCCGCGACGCCGGGGTGCTGCGCCCCGAGGAGGCCACGGCGTCGGGCGAGGAGGTCTACGGGACCCCGACCGACGAATTCCGGCTCTCCCGCTTCGTCCTGGCCCCGGGCACCGCACCCCACCCGCTCGACGACCGCACGCCGCAGATCCTGCTGTGCACGGCGGGGAAGGTGACGGTGCGGTCCGGCTCGGATTCCGGGGCCGACGGCTCCGGTACGGACACCGCTGCGACGCTCGCCCCGGGCGAATCGGTCTTCGTACGGGCCGGGGAACGCGTGGAACTCACCGGAGAGGGCACCGTCTTCCGGGCAACGCTGGTGGCCTGA
- a CDS encoding Trm112 family protein, with the protein MPVDASLIEILACPACHAPLADRSDADPAELQCTGTACGLAYPVRDGIPVLLVDEARRPA; encoded by the coding sequence ATGCCGGTCGACGCCAGCCTGATCGAGATCCTCGCCTGCCCGGCGTGCCACGCCCCGCTGGCGGACCGGTCGGACGCCGACCCGGCCGAGCTGCAGTGCACCGGCACCGCATGCGGCCTCGCCTACCCCGTCCGCGACGGCATCCCCGTACTCCTGGTGGACGAGGCACGGCGCCCCGCCTGA
- a CDS encoding metallopeptidase family protein, which produces MDNPVPPPADAGGTPAPAGTGGTTAPGGAGRSPAPAEPRPRRRDRHGRGMRGPVAPPQVPLSVSRADAFVDLVYDSRDRLERRWPQLADVDFLVVEVPGFGPDGAAGLPDDEETVPLGRLLPADGDRRDQVLVYRRPVEIRTKNRDERALLVHEVVVEQVAELLGLAPESVDPRYGQD; this is translated from the coding sequence ATGGACAACCCCGTACCCCCTCCGGCCGACGCCGGGGGGACCCCTGCCCCGGCCGGCACCGGCGGGACCACCGCGCCGGGCGGCGCCGGGCGAAGCCCCGCACCGGCGGAGCCGCGCCCGCGCCGCCGCGACCGCCACGGCCGCGGCATGCGCGGCCCGGTCGCGCCGCCCCAGGTACCGCTCTCCGTGAGCCGCGCGGACGCCTTCGTCGACCTGGTCTACGACTCACGGGACCGGCTGGAGCGGCGCTGGCCCCAGCTGGCGGACGTCGACTTCCTGGTGGTCGAGGTGCCCGGGTTCGGGCCCGACGGGGCCGCCGGGCTGCCGGACGACGAGGAGACGGTGCCGCTGGGCCGGCTGCTGCCCGCCGACGGCGACCGGCGGGACCAGGTGCTCGTCTACCGCCGCCCGGTCGAGATCCGTACGAAGAACCGCGACGAGCGGGCGCTCCTGGTCCACGAGGTCGTCGTGGAGCAGGTCGCCGAGCTGCTCGGCCTGGCACCGGAGTCGGTGGACCCGCGGTACGGCCAGGACTGA